One Paenibacillus crassostreae DNA segment encodes these proteins:
- a CDS encoding DMT family transporter, with protein sequence MLGIIFAFLGGAFITLQGVANARISQDIGTWQAATITQLTGFIAAMVIMLFVRDGSWRRFKLVNPLYLSGGAYGAIIIFTEVTAIQQIGVTMSISALMIAQLGMTFLIDINGWFGVEKQTMRMPQFIGFGMMIAGVVILGI encoded by the coding sequence ATGTTAGGGATTATATTTGCATTTTTGGGTGGAGCATTTATTACTTTACAAGGTGTAGCGAACGCACGGATTAGTCAAGATATTGGGACATGGCAAGCGGCAACAATAACGCAGTTAACCGGCTTTATTGCTGCAATGGTTATTATGCTATTCGTCAGAGATGGGAGTTGGCGCAGGTTTAAGCTAGTGAATCCGTTATATTTAAGTGGTGGAGCATATGGAGCGATCATCATTTTTACGGAAGTCACAGCCATTCAGCAGATTGGTGTTACGATGAGTATATCTGCCCTAATGATTGCACAGTTGGGAATGACCTTTCTAATTGATATCAATGGATGGTTCGGTGTGGAGAAGCAGACCATGAGGATGCCACAGTTCATTGGGTTCGGAATGATGATCGCTGGTGTAGTAATTCTAGGGATTTGA
- a CDS encoding Crp/Fnr family transcriptional regulator produces the protein MEEIKDRELMDSYLYEHHLESVFNERLLPYMTLYSFEQGEFICSQGDPSQMLYVLVKGKVKIYTTSVDGKTLILSFKKPLEVIGDIEYVQGINIINTVEAVSSVSMIGIHHRWLKKYGNDDAPLLQFLLNIITRKFQIKNNTLSFNLMHSVEVRLASYILSVSFDESDSLFHGETNTINIKDAANFIGTSYRHLNRIIGQFCNEGLIERTKGFILVKDIERLRTLSTHNIYE, from the coding sequence ATGGAAGAAATAAAGGATCGTGAACTGATGGATTCATATTTATATGAACATCACTTGGAATCCGTATTTAATGAACGATTACTCCCATATATGACGTTGTATAGCTTTGAGCAAGGAGAATTCATCTGCTCTCAAGGAGATCCTTCACAAATGCTATATGTACTAGTGAAGGGGAAGGTGAAGATATATACCACTTCGGTGGATGGCAAAACACTTATTCTCTCTTTTAAGAAGCCCCTAGAGGTCATTGGAGACATTGAGTACGTCCAGGGGATTAACATTATCAACACGGTTGAGGCAGTATCATCAGTTAGTATGATCGGTATTCATCATCGGTGGTTGAAGAAATATGGAAATGATGATGCACCATTGTTACAATTTTTACTGAATATCATCACTCGAAAGTTCCAGATTAAAAATAATACGTTGAGCTTCAATCTGATGCATTCGGTGGAAGTGCGGCTGGCAAGCTATATATTGTCTGTCTCCTTCGATGAATCCGATTCGCTATTTCATGGGGAGACCAACACCATTAATATAAAAGATGCGGCGAACTTTATTGGGACTAGTTATAGGCATTTGAATCGGATCATTGGACAGTTCTGTAATGAGGGTCTGATTGAACGTACCAAAGGGTTCATTCTTGTGAAAGATATAGAAAGATTAAGAACACTATCCACACATAATATCTATGAATAG
- a CDS encoding DMT family transporter has product MIIGLVLAIIAGSLVSLQNIFNSKVNERAGSWATTTLVLGMGFIASLVIGLIFEGQNMFTLQNMQTWYWFSGLIGVGVVICMVQGMRLLRPTYAIAIVLTSQLGFALIWDSLGWLGLERVPFTPQQLIGVLIIVGGICIFKLGGGRESKKSKSPNMG; this is encoded by the coding sequence ATGATTATAGGATTAGTATTGGCGATTATCGCAGGTTCACTAGTAAGTTTACAAAATATTTTCAATAGTAAGGTTAATGAACGAGCGGGATCATGGGCGACGACTACGTTAGTTTTAGGAATGGGATTCATAGCTTCACTGGTGATCGGTCTGATCTTTGAAGGGCAGAATATGTTTACGTTGCAGAATATGCAGACATGGTACTGGTTCAGTGGTTTGATTGGAGTAGGTGTAGTGATCTGCATGGTCCAAGGAATGAGATTGCTTCGCCCTACATATGCGATAGCGATTGTTCTAACATCCCAGCTCGGGTTTGCGTTAATATGGGACTCACTAGGTTGGTTAGGTCTGGAGAGGGTTCCTTTTACCCCGCAACAGTTAATTGGTGTATTAATTATCGTAGGTGGCATTTGTATATTTAAATTAGGTGGTGGACGTGAGTCTAAGAAGTCGAAGTCGCCTAACATGGGTTAG
- a CDS encoding YjjG family noncanonical pyrimidine nucleotidase has product MKKYRTLLFDVDNTLLDFGAAEDLALCLLFEDQGIPLTTEIEAQYKRINHGLWRSFEEGKIDRDEVVNTRFAILFQEYGQEVDGSLLDKKYRSFLEAGHDLVDGAFELISDIQHKYDLYIVTNGVSKTQHTRLRNSGLYPLFKNIFVSEDTGYNKPMKEYFDYVFARIPNFSVEHGLIIGDSLSADIKGGQLAGIDTCWFNPGLQPNVTGIVPTYQIQKLDELYRILNVKKE; this is encoded by the coding sequence GTGAAGAAATATCGAACGTTATTATTTGATGTAGATAATACATTATTGGATTTTGGTGCAGCAGAGGACTTGGCGTTATGCTTACTTTTTGAGGATCAAGGAATTCCTTTAACCACTGAAATCGAAGCACAATACAAGAGAATCAATCATGGTCTGTGGAGATCCTTTGAAGAAGGAAAGATAGATCGTGATGAGGTAGTGAATACTCGGTTTGCTATTCTTTTTCAGGAATACGGACAAGAGGTAGATGGATCCTTACTAGATAAGAAATATCGTAGCTTTCTAGAAGCGGGGCATGATCTAGTTGATGGAGCCTTTGAATTGATATCGGACATACAACATAAATACGACCTATATATTGTTACTAATGGTGTTTCGAAGACTCAGCATACACGATTACGCAATTCAGGCTTATATCCGTTATTTAAAAATATTTTTGTCTCAGAAGATACGGGTTACAATAAGCCAATGAAAGAATATTTTGATTATGTTTTTGCGCGAATTCCTAATTTTTCTGTGGAACATGGATTGATTATCGGGGACTCCTTAAGTGCGGATATTAAAGGAGGACAGTTAGCTGGTATAGATACTTGTTGGTTCAACCCTGGTTTGCAACCTAATGTCACTGGCATTGTGCCAACTTATCAAATACAAAAGCTTGATGAGCTGTATCGCATTCTAAACGTTAAAAAAGAATAG
- a CDS encoding LacI family DNA-binding transcriptional regulator: MKTITIYDIAEEANVSVSTVSRVLNDTAPVKASTREKILKAIEKHQFQPNALARSLLKKETGTIAMILPDITNPFFPEVFWGAENVARSKGYTFFLCNTAGDYSRESEYLSILREKRVDGIIFLGGRINLSNCPPELSQEVIEMAMRVPIVLVNGNLPKSGLHRIYTDEAEGATIATQHLIDLGHRDIGFIGGLDYTSTTLVKVKAIKKKLKEYGIDLKKEWIQSGEFSVQGGRDLMNKMLNQVRRPSAVLCVNDFTAIGAIKAAFEHGLRIPEDISIVGFDDSPLSTAVIPELTTISQNTNQLGELAVEMLDQIINGNNPKKQIVLKPYLVMRQSTGPFKKI; this comes from the coding sequence ATGAAAACGATTACTATATATGATATAGCAGAGGAAGCGAATGTTTCAGTTTCTACGGTTTCTCGTGTACTAAATGATACTGCCCCTGTAAAAGCAAGCACTAGGGAAAAGATACTGAAAGCTATAGAAAAGCATCAATTTCAGCCCAATGCTCTAGCCAGAAGTCTTCTGAAGAAAGAAACGGGTACGATTGCCATGATTTTACCGGATATCACTAATCCATTTTTTCCTGAGGTGTTCTGGGGGGCAGAGAATGTTGCAAGAAGCAAAGGATATACTTTCTTTCTATGCAATACAGCAGGTGATTACAGTCGTGAATCTGAATATTTGAGTATTCTCCGTGAAAAAAGAGTGGATGGAATCATCTTTTTGGGAGGCAGAATAAATTTATCTAATTGTCCGCCAGAATTGTCTCAGGAAGTGATTGAAATGGCAATGAGAGTTCCGATAGTACTTGTGAACGGAAACCTACCTAAGAGTGGATTGCATCGAATTTATACAGATGAAGCAGAAGGTGCAACTATAGCAACTCAGCATCTAATTGATTTGGGACATCGAGATATTGGATTTATTGGTGGTTTGGATTATACTTCAACAACTTTAGTAAAGGTAAAAGCAATTAAGAAAAAGTTAAAAGAATACGGAATAGATTTGAAAAAAGAATGGATCCAATCAGGTGAGTTTTCAGTGCAAGGTGGTAGAGATTTGATGAATAAAATGCTGAATCAAGTGCGAAGACCTTCGGCTGTTTTATGTGTAAATGATTTTACGGCAATTGGAGCCATCAAAGCAGCATTTGAGCATGGCCTTCGAATTCCTGAAGATATTTCTATTGTCGGATTTGATGATTCACCATTGTCTACGGCTGTTATTCCTGAATTAACAACAATCTCTCAAAATACAAATCAGTTGGGTGAGCTGGCAGTAGAGATGCTAGATCAGATTATTAATGGTAATAACCCCAAGAAACAAATTGTTCTGAAGCCATACTTAGTAATGCGGCAGAGTACGGGGCCATTCAAAAAGATATAA
- a CDS encoding ABC transporter substrate-binding protein, whose amino-acid sequence MKEIKQKIGILMVLMLLVVGVLAGCSGNKDNSPSNTSNGDVKADPDKKVNLQLTMWGSEEDKKVMQTRLDIVKKTHPNINVDVLLVAGDYDQKVQTMIAGGTPPDIMMIAENYQVYASKNQIIALDDLIAANGVDMKERYSEDIGSIMSYEGKYYGMVDRAGAMVVFYNKDMFDKAGVAYPSKDWTQKEMLDAAQKLTVKEGDKTVQWGYYPGSWWPQWMQLVYQNGGSLFDENNKPTFDTPEVRDALQLLNDMSFKYGTSLTPVEIADLGNIGADPLFAQGKIAMETTGFWNIGSLSKVEGINWDISPMWGETNAFFNGLTIVKDSKHHEEAFKVIEALTTLEAQIPIIESGQDAPATKAAITSDQFINAEYGGKKINMNAFSESKIYKQPLNPKWNEMMKVIDDKLGTYFTNKATLDDTVVSIQKGLDNLYK is encoded by the coding sequence TTGAAGGAAATTAAACAGAAAATTGGTATATTGATGGTGCTTATGCTTCTAGTTGTTGGTGTTCTCGCAGGATGTAGTGGTAATAAGGATAATTCACCAAGCAACACAAGTAATGGGGATGTGAAAGCAGATCCCGACAAAAAGGTGAATTTGCAGCTAACGATGTGGGGATCTGAGGAAGACAAGAAGGTTATGCAAACGCGGTTAGACATTGTAAAGAAAACCCATCCCAATATTAATGTTGATGTGCTTCTAGTTGCTGGTGACTATGATCAGAAGGTCCAGACCATGATTGCTGGCGGTACTCCTCCCGACATTATGATGATAGCTGAGAATTATCAAGTATACGCAAGTAAAAATCAAATCATTGCGCTAGATGATTTAATCGCTGCTAACGGTGTAGATATGAAGGAGAGATACTCCGAAGATATCGGTAGCATTATGAGTTATGAAGGTAAATACTATGGTATGGTCGATCGTGCAGGTGCCATGGTTGTATTCTATAACAAAGACATGTTTGACAAAGCTGGTGTTGCTTATCCTTCAAAAGATTGGACGCAGAAAGAGATGCTTGACGCGGCCCAAAAACTAACAGTAAAAGAAGGGGATAAAACGGTTCAATGGGGTTACTATCCTGGTTCTTGGTGGCCTCAATGGATGCAGTTAGTATATCAGAATGGTGGTTCACTATTCGATGAGAATAACAAACCAACATTTGATACCCCAGAGGTTCGTGATGCACTTCAGCTCTTAAATGATATGAGTTTTAAATATGGCACATCGCTAACGCCAGTAGAAATTGCCGATTTAGGTAATATCGGTGCAGATCCATTGTTCGCACAAGGGAAAATTGCAATGGAAACAACAGGTTTCTGGAATATAGGTTCTTTGTCTAAGGTTGAAGGGATAAATTGGGATATCTCTCCAATGTGGGGAGAGACCAATGCTTTCTTTAATGGCTTAACGATAGTGAAGGATTCTAAGCATCATGAAGAAGCATTCAAGGTTATTGAAGCGCTGACTACATTAGAAGCCCAAATTCCAATTATCGAGAGTGGGCAAGATGCTCCAGCTACAAAAGCAGCAATAACAAGTGATCAATTTATAAATGCAGAGTATGGCGGTAAAAAAATTAATATGAATGCATTTAGTGAATCTAAGATTTACAAACAACCACTTAATCCAAAATGGAACGAAATGATGAAAGTTATTGACGACAAGTTGGGAACCTATTTCACGAATAAAGCAACACTCGATGATACGGTCGTGAGTATCCAAAAAGGACTCGATAATCTATACAAATAA
- a CDS encoding carbohydrate ABC transporter permease: MKKREGLWFYTFISPWLIGFLGLTLGPIIFSIYMSFTDWDLFQSPNFIGIENYNSLLTADPIFWKSIGNTFFYALIAVPLGMAISLWIAYFLNKKLQGITFFRVLFYLPSIVPVVATSLLFVQLFAPTEGIINQILGLIGIEGPHWLLDSQWVKPALILMSLWGVGGGVVLLLAGMKGIPPEFYESAAIDGASSRQSFFSITFPMLTPVIFFNLVTGIIGALQTFAQVFIMTSGGPDNASQMVVPYLFQNAFRFYKMGYASAIAWILFIIILMLTLIVFRSSSLWVHYEEGKENG, translated from the coding sequence ATGAAGAAAAGAGAGGGATTATGGTTCTATACATTCATTTCTCCTTGGTTAATTGGTTTTCTAGGTCTGACTTTAGGACCCATTATATTTTCTATTTATATGAGTTTTACAGATTGGGATCTATTTCAATCACCTAACTTTATCGGGATTGAGAATTATAATTCACTATTAACCGCAGATCCGATATTTTGGAAGTCCATTGGTAATACATTTTTTTATGCTCTGATTGCAGTTCCGTTAGGGATGGCAATTTCATTATGGATCGCTTACTTTTTGAATAAAAAGCTACAGGGAATCACCTTTTTCCGAGTGTTGTTTTACTTACCTTCAATCGTACCAGTTGTGGCAACTTCGTTACTATTTGTTCAATTGTTCGCACCTACAGAAGGGATAATTAATCAAATATTAGGTTTGATTGGAATTGAGGGACCTCATTGGTTGCTTGATAGTCAATGGGTAAAACCTGCATTAATCCTCATGTCGTTATGGGGTGTAGGTGGAGGTGTTGTATTACTATTGGCTGGGATGAAGGGAATTCCACCAGAATTTTATGAGTCCGCTGCTATTGATGGAGCTTCAAGCAGACAAAGCTTCTTTAGTATTACGTTTCCGATGCTGACACCTGTTATCTTCTTTAATTTAGTTACGGGTATCATAGGAGCGCTTCAGACATTCGCACAAGTCTTTATCATGACGTCAGGTGGGCCGGATAATGCCAGTCAAATGGTTGTACCGTATCTGTTCCAGAATGCTTTCCGCTTCTACAAGATGGGTTATGCTTCTGCAATAGCATGGATACTTTTCATTATCATCTTGATGTTGACGCTTATTGTGTTCCGTTCGTCGTCATTATGGGTGCATTACGAGGAGGGGAAAGAGAATGGGTAG
- a CDS encoding carbohydrate ABC transporter permease — MGRISKMEKSISYLILCLVGVLLFVPFVYMLSIAFASDATTVKAAFTFIPLEFTFNNITRVFTDYHMGTYLKNSIIITLWTVVGSVISASFVSYGFARLKAKGSGILFAVLLSTMMIPGEVTMVPQFIIFKELGWINTFLPLIVPSFFAGAFNVFLIRQFVMAIPKSLDEAAMIDGMGYFGIYSKIILPMTYPILSAIAIFSFSYNWGNFMGPLIYINDPEKTPLALGVQLISTAAGGQVPPWNMVMVASLFLTLPMLIVYIFGQRFIYEANISGGSAGIK; from the coding sequence ATGGGTAGAATATCCAAGATGGAGAAGAGTATTTCCTATCTAATATTGTGCTTGGTGGGTGTCTTGTTGTTTGTACCCTTCGTATACATGTTATCTATAGCATTTGCGAGTGATGCTACGACAGTAAAAGCGGCGTTTACATTCATTCCACTTGAGTTTACCTTCAACAACATAACAAGAGTTTTTACTGATTATCATATGGGAACGTATTTAAAGAATAGTATCATTATTACATTATGGACAGTTGTTGGTTCTGTTATATCGGCCTCGTTCGTATCGTATGGTTTTGCTCGATTGAAAGCCAAAGGAAGTGGGATTTTATTTGCTGTATTGCTTAGTACAATGATGATCCCAGGTGAAGTCACTATGGTGCCACAATTTATCATTTTCAAAGAGTTAGGATGGATTAATACATTCTTGCCACTCATTGTACCTAGTTTTTTTGCTGGAGCTTTTAATGTATTTCTAATCCGTCAGTTCGTTATGGCTATTCCTAAATCGCTAGATGAAGCAGCAATGATTGATGGCATGGGGTACTTCGGTATATATTCAAAAATTATACTTCCAATGACTTACCCTATACTTTCTGCGATTGCTATATTTTCATTCTCCTATAACTGGGGTAACTTTATGGGTCCGTTAATTTATATCAATGATCCAGAAAAAACGCCGTTAGCACTTGGAGTACAACTGATAAGTACTGCTGCGGGTGGGCAAGTACCACCGTGGAATATGGTAATGGTCGCTTCATTATTTCTGACTCTACCCATGCTTATTGTGTATATATTTGGTCAACGTTTTATATATGAAGCGAATATTAGTGGAGGTAGTGCTGGTATTAAATAG
- a CDS encoding glycoside hydrolase family 30 protein translates to MNQSQSETNTLKFLELDSSTIHVQPEDGYDGFEGWGTSLAWWGHVLGQWTNKEKLNEVMDLVFDPNKGLGLNIVRYNIGGGEDPNIENNTLRPGGDVPGFQPNEGQWDWDADIGQRAVLLASLQRGVTIAEAFSNSPPYWMTNSGSVTGAVDGGNNLKDEYYDAFADYLTEVVKQYEARWGVTFRTLNPLNEPASNWWKKGNIQEGSHFSVDKQIEIINKVSESLQSKGLSGTAISGPDENSVDETLEMIHGYDEATIRNISQINTHTYNGANLEELRNWTAERGLKLWMSEYGTGGSEPHNHQDISSVMELSERIIYDLRILQPAAWVYWQAVEDESANNNWGFIHSDFLGEESYEITKQYYAMANFSRFIRPGSRIIRTDDGRTVAAYDAQKEQLTIVVRNEQAEKELIYDLTSFEFDSEKAEIYQTSETDNLTRSELPLYKNGMKLTVGHQSVTTIVISNIQIKE, encoded by the coding sequence ATGAATCAATCGCAGTCAGAGACAAATACGTTGAAGTTTCTTGAGTTGGATTCATCAACCATTCATGTACAACCTGAGGATGGATATGATGGCTTTGAGGGTTGGGGGACTTCTCTTGCCTGGTGGGGGCATGTATTAGGGCAATGGACAAATAAAGAGAAGCTAAATGAGGTCATGGATCTGGTGTTTGATCCTAATAAAGGCCTTGGACTTAATATCGTTCGCTACAATATCGGTGGCGGGGAAGATCCCAATATTGAGAATAATACGCTTCGCCCGGGTGGCGATGTTCCTGGCTTTCAGCCTAATGAAGGACAGTGGGATTGGGATGCAGACATAGGACAACGTGCTGTTCTGCTAGCTTCACTACAACGTGGAGTAACGATTGCAGAGGCGTTCTCCAATTCACCACCGTACTGGATGACGAATAGTGGTTCTGTGACAGGAGCAGTCGATGGTGGGAATAATTTGAAGGATGAATATTATGATGCCTTTGCCGATTATTTAACTGAAGTCGTTAAGCAGTATGAGGCAAGATGGGGAGTGACATTTCGGACGTTGAATCCGCTTAATGAACCCGCTTCGAACTGGTGGAAGAAGGGCAATATTCAAGAGGGTAGCCATTTCAGCGTGGATAAACAGATAGAGATCATTAATAAGGTCTCTGAATCACTGCAGTCCAAAGGACTTTCAGGGACAGCGATCAGTGGCCCCGACGAGAATAGTGTAGATGAAACGCTAGAGATGATACATGGTTATGATGAAGCAACAATTCGCAACATTTCCCAAATAAATACACATACGTATAATGGTGCGAACCTTGAGGAACTTCGGAATTGGACAGCAGAAAGAGGATTAAAGCTATGGATGTCTGAGTATGGAACAGGAGGCAGTGAGCCACATAATCATCAGGATATTAGCAGTGTTATGGAATTATCGGAGCGTATTATATACGATTTACGAATTCTTCAACCAGCTGCTTGGGTATATTGGCAAGCCGTTGAAGATGAGAGTGCAAATAATAATTGGGGATTTATTCACTCTGATTTTTTGGGAGAAGAGAGCTATGAGATAACGAAACAATATTATGCGATGGCTAATTTCAGTCGATTTATTCGTCCTGGTAGTCGGATCATACGTACAGATGATGGTCGTACAGTAGCAGCATATGATGCTCAGAAAGAACAGCTTACCATCGTCGTGCGAAATGAGCAGGCGGAGAAAGAACTTATTTATGATTTAACATCGTTTGAGTTCGATAGTGAAAAGGCAGAAATTTATCAGACTTCAGAGACTGACAATTTGACTAGATCAGAATTACCACTTTATAAAAATGGAATGAAGTTGACTGTTGGACATCAATCAGTAACGACAATAGTTATCTCGAATATACAAATTAAAGAGTAG
- a CDS encoding glycoside hydrolase family 35 protein, with the protein MHSKEEIVQYDSKSYRINGKQVFLNSGAIHYFRMPREEWREVLVKAKLAGMNCVDTYFAWNIHEPEEGKWNFEGDNDCGDFLDLCAELGLWVIARPGPYICAEWDFGGFPWWLNNKKDIKFRTYNKPYLDYVDRYFDKMIPIISDRQVTNGGAVILVQVENEYGYLADDEIAADYMQHLREGLIQRGIEVPLITCVGGVEGTIEGANFWSNADQHYDNLRTKQPDTPKIVTEFWTGWFEHWGAMSATQKTAALYEKRTLEVLRAGYSGISHYMFFGGTNFGNYGGRTVGASDIFMVTSYDYDAPLNEYGRVTEKYNVAKKLAYFVKAIEGLLLNSVEGVCEDIESRLSKGFTARYREQEDQRIWFVESEKDERETTYLTLASGNTIPVTVKPGAITPVLERVEIVPNVRLTSNTYLLSNEEVEGIHTLIIATDNGERSWVELESEQPIQLDGLVSQQMDFSTDGKRLTLDNYHFNETQVISLIIAKKQFQLIFINGEMAKNTWRVDDHKGIRWALGYPDMNILEDGSIKVALSRSGNGVLHLGKWDTLEAFSDGSVGVSPYVHLDAPEVNVLTTQVAELSLRAGGTSKEAPIGFSELGQPYGHILYTCDFEQGENEKRTVVIPAVQDTIRVFVNGRNQHLIREVGAVCVLLDLVPNQTNHLQFLVQNMGRLNFSPYLGEMKGIAGTIYLDGSTVDIRDQWQYENTSIHLGKVCKVEPGKVIHRTFTLKDQDRAILVGAMIDKLRINGQQIVTNGIQDGVSFQTADISSHIREGVNEIEMCYMKSPIDRLELIAYHSRNELNDWHMQDVSTLERIEDHNREVCGVPSWHTLQFARSTLPEYVHARLKLRLTGMSKGIVKLNGIHLGRYWQIGPQEDYKIPMAWLQDMNKLELFDEEGRSPLRVRLIYDLQSSERWISI; encoded by the coding sequence ATGCATAGTAAAGAAGAGATTGTACAATATGACTCTAAGAGTTATAGAATCAACGGGAAGCAGGTCTTCCTGAATAGCGGCGCTATCCATTATTTTCGTATGCCAAGAGAAGAATGGCGTGAGGTGCTTGTTAAGGCTAAATTGGCAGGTATGAACTGTGTTGATACTTATTTCGCATGGAATATTCATGAACCTGAAGAGGGTAAATGGAACTTTGAAGGAGATAACGACTGTGGAGATTTTCTCGATTTATGTGCGGAATTGGGACTGTGGGTAATCGCTCGTCCGGGACCCTACATTTGTGCGGAGTGGGATTTCGGTGGATTTCCATGGTGGCTGAATAATAAAAAAGATATTAAATTTCGAACTTATAATAAACCCTATCTAGATTATGTAGATCGTTATTTCGATAAAATGATTCCCATTATAAGTGATCGTCAGGTTACAAATGGTGGGGCAGTTATACTTGTCCAGGTAGAGAATGAATATGGTTATTTAGCTGATGATGAAATTGCAGCCGATTATATGCAACATCTGAGAGAAGGATTGATTCAACGGGGGATTGAGGTACCCTTGATCACCTGTGTAGGTGGTGTAGAAGGAACAATTGAAGGAGCAAACTTCTGGTCGAACGCCGACCAGCATTACGATAATTTACGCACAAAACAACCGGATACACCTAAGATCGTAACTGAATTTTGGACAGGTTGGTTCGAGCATTGGGGAGCGATGTCAGCAACACAGAAGACAGCGGCGCTTTATGAAAAAAGAACGCTGGAGGTACTCCGCGCTGGATACAGCGGAATTAGCCATTATATGTTCTTTGGAGGAACCAATTTTGGCAACTATGGAGGAAGAACGGTTGGTGCAAGTGATATCTTCATGGTGACTTCCTATGATTATGATGCTCCACTGAACGAATACGGGAGAGTTACGGAGAAATATAATGTAGCCAAAAAGCTTGCCTACTTTGTTAAAGCGATCGAGGGACTTCTATTGAATTCAGTGGAAGGTGTATGTGAAGATATTGAGAGTAGACTAAGTAAGGGATTCACAGCACGCTATAGGGAGCAAGAAGACCAGCGAATCTGGTTTGTAGAGAGTGAAAAGGATGAGAGGGAGACGACGTATCTTACATTAGCCAGTGGGAATACAATTCCAGTTACGGTTAAGCCGGGAGCTATCACACCAGTACTTGAGCGAGTAGAGATTGTACCAAATGTACGTTTAACAAGTAATACTTATCTTCTCAGTAATGAAGAGGTTGAAGGGATTCACACTTTGATAATTGCTACTGACAATGGAGAGCGTTCATGGGTCGAATTAGAGTCTGAACAACCGATTCAACTAGACGGTCTTGTATCACAACAGATGGACTTCAGTACTGACGGAAAAAGGCTTACACTGGATAACTATCACTTCAACGAGACACAAGTCATCTCTTTGATCATTGCCAAAAAACAGTTCCAACTCATATTCATAAATGGTGAAATGGCGAAAAATACATGGCGTGTGGATGATCATAAAGGTATCCGCTGGGCACTAGGATATCCAGATATGAATATCTTAGAAGACGGGTCTATTAAAGTCGCCCTAAGCAGAAGTGGGAATGGAGTACTTCATCTAGGCAAATGGGATACTCTTGAAGCATTTAGTGATGGATCTGTAGGCGTATCACCATATGTGCATCTAGATGCACCTGAAGTAAATGTGCTGACAACACAAGTGGCAGAATTATCCCTACGTGCTGGTGGTACAAGTAAAGAGGCACCGATAGGCTTCTCCGAATTAGGACAGCCGTACGGACACATTCTGTATACTTGCGATTTCGAACAAGGAGAAAATGAGAAAAGAACGGTAGTCATCCCGGCGGTTCAAGACACCATTAGAGTCTTTGTGAACGGAAGGAATCAACATTTGATTCGAGAAGTGGGTGCAGTTTGTGTACTCCTAGATCTTGTGCCTAATCAGACAAACCACTTACAATTTCTTGTGCAGAACATGGGGCGGTTGAATTTCTCTCCATATCTTGGTGAAATGAAGGGTATAGCAGGCACTATTTACCTTGATGGGAGTACTGTTGATATACGCGATCAGTGGCAATACGAGAACACAAGTATTCATCTTGGTAAAGTCTGCAAGGTTGAACCGGGAAAGGTGATTCATCGGACATTTACACTTAAGGATCAAGATCGAGCTATACTGGTTGGAGCGATGATCGATAAGCTTAGAATTAATGGGCAACAGATCGTGACTAATGGTATTCAGGATGGGGTCTCATTCCAGACGGCAGATATTTCCTCACACATTAGGGAAGGCGTTAATGAGATTGAAATGTGTTATATGAAATCTCCGATTGATCGTTTGGAACTTATCGCCTATCATTCGAGAAACGAACTTAATGATTGGCATATGCAGGATGTAAGCACACTGGAACGCATTGAAGATCACAACAGGGAAGTCTGTGGAGTACCTTCATGGCATACATTGCAATTTGCAAGATCTACATTGCCGGAATATGTTCATGCTAGACTAAAGCTTCGATTGACGGGGATGAGTAAAGGGATCGTAAAGCTGAATGGGATACACTTAGGCCGCTACTGGCAGATTGGACCGCAGGAGGATTATAAAATACCTATGGCATGGTTACAGGACATGAATAAGCTTGAATTGTTTGATGAAGAGGGTAGAAGTCCTCTACGAGTTCGATTGATATATGATCTTCAGTCTAGTGAGAGATGGATATCGATTTAG